TCTGAATTATTGAATTATAAATCAGAACAACGTTTTCTTTATACTTCGGTTTTTAGGACAACCTTAGCAAACGTGTTCTTGTTTCGGAAAATCATAGTGCATTCAGTTGAGCAGACTTTGGGTTATGTTTTGGCATTTCTATTGTGTTATTCTGTGTCGTGTCCGTGAGAATGCGGGTATGAGTCTGAAAACAACAGATAGTGTTTCCAGTGGACTGTGTTGTTCCTATTTTGAACTTGGGAAGGTAGAACAAATTAAACTCAAACTTTTCTAATCAGTCTAAAATCGAATTATGTGCTTCAAATTTTATAGAGTTATATCATTTAACTTGTCCAAAAATTGAGATACTTAAGAGGATTTTAACTATTGGGGAAGttcaatttattttactttttattttcttcttctacaAATGTTTATGGAGAAAGTTGATCCTAGAGAAATATGTTTTCACATACTTCACTCACTTGTTGGCTATTGTCAACTGATTTGTGTTAGGTACCTTGTGCTGAGAAATTTGGAATGAATGGAGATGACAATGTCAGCAACAAGTTGTTACAGTATGATTAGATTCAGTGGCGTTCTCCGGACAACATCACCATATCCCAAGAGAAAGCATGCAAACAGAGTCTTGAGAAAATTTTCCATATGTGCCTCACCATTTACTTCTATACTTGACCCTATCATTGTCCAATCCTCTCCATTTCAAGTGTTGGCTTCCAACCTTGGGACAGCCAATGTCCCCCAAAGGTCAGAGGAGTGGTTTGCCCTTCGCAAGGACAGGCTTACTACTAGCACATTCAGTACTGCGTTAGGCTTCTGGAAAGGGAGCCGTCGCCTTGAGTTGTGGCAGGAGAAAGTGTTTGCTTCAGAGGCACAAATCATGGAAGTTTCTAGGAATAGCGCCATGGCATGGGGAACAGTCAATGAAGCAGTAGCTATAGagcaatataaaaaaatcacaggTAATGAAGTGGGCTCAATGGGGTTTGCAGTTCATTCGAAGCAGTCTTATGATTGGCTTGGTGCCTCCCCTGATGGGGTTCTTGGGTGCTCTCCAGATGGTGGACTATTAGAAGTTAAGTGCCCTTATAACAAGGGCAAACCTGAGGCTGGCTTGCCTTGGTCAACCATTCCTTTTTACTACATGCCTCAAGTGCAAGGGCAGATGGAGATAATGGATTGTGAGTGGGTTGATTTGTATTGCTGGATGCCAAATGGAAGCACTATATTTCGCGTGCGGAGGGAGCGTGAGTATTGGAACTTGATACATGAGATTCTACGTGAGTTTTGGTGGGAAAATGTGATTCCAGCGAGGGAAGTTCTACTGTTGGGACGTGAAGAAGAGGTGAAATCATATAAGCCTGCATCTACACACAACAAGACAGGATTAGCAATTGCAAAAAGCATAAAGTTGGCTAGTGAAACAAAGCTCTTATGCAGAGAAGTTGCAGGCCATATTGAATTTTTTAGTTAATTCAAGCTCACAAGTAATTGGTTAAGCTATTGATTCATTTTGCATCCCAAACATTATTACTGTCTTTCATGTGTTGGTTCTTTTGTGAGGTTTGGTGCCTAAACTGGAGGGAGAAGTTATAGGTACTGTCTTTGGCGCCTGTTGTAAAACTAAACACCATTTGTAGACAGTGCCCTTCAAAGCTAACAACATTTGTACACAGATCTTTAGGTTTTTGAAATCCTTTTTCAAAAAATGATGTAATTATAATTAAGTTctgcaaaatattttttaaacgaAAAATAATTTCACATAGACATTTCTTGAGATGCAATTCAGAGAAGAAGCGGAAAAACCATCATTTGCTGAACCAATCTTTTGGCAAAAAGACTAGGTCAAGTGGATTTGGTTTTCTACTAGAAAAAGAAAGCACAAAAACTCAATAAAATAAGGACAGATATATTTAAACACTAGTGCAAAAAAATTCATAGACAACGGTTTCTTTAGCAATTTGACATTTGTAACCGCAGTATGTAGTAATACCTTTGGAGTATAAACAATGGTTCCAAAATTGTCATTTACAAGTCACATTTGGACGAAAATTCTTTTTACAACCGCAAtgtataatgaaaataaaatatggttATACACCGTCTCAGAAAAAGGTATAGACATTGTGAAAATAAAGcaaagagttttttttattcaattgggaaaattgggattgaggttcatccttcttactcttttttattttgaaaagcataataatattttatccttGATATTGATgctcatataaaattcatttatatcgatttctcgcatataaaattattaaaagagtctcctaaatatctattcctcgcatatttataaaaactatttatccttatgattaaattttgatatcaattaacatttcaaatctattcctagcattcaaatatgttaagcattatcatttaggtcagaaaCTTAAAagtacttttcagtcaaatATAGGGATCAAAATCATGGTAAACAAGCCttacaaataaaatgataataccaatttTACtcgtttttattttgaaaagcataataATATTCTATCCTTGATATTGATgctcatataaaattcatttatatcgatttctcgcatataaaattattaaaagagtcttctaaatatttattcctcacatatttataaaaaatctttatcattataattaaattttgatagcaattaacatttcaaatctattcctagtattcaaatatgttaagcattatcatttagatCAGAAACTTAAAagtacttttcagtcaaatATAGGGATCAAAATCATGGTAAACAAGCCTTacgaataaaatgacaataccaatttTCAAtcaaaaacataatattatatttaaatatcaccttaatacataagagtttgaatagaTTATTCCCAATCCCAAATCATcaaattagccactcatgttggccattacaagcatggaaagttagaaaagaagatccaggatgtttctccttgacggctGTCTCCATTAGTGTTTTCTACCACCTTCTATTCTCCTAATTATGTTTAGGGTTATTCATTAATATAAGGACaaagatatatatattttttcactcTTCAATCAAAGTGTTGGTGATGTATGATTGAGTTTCAACTTTCTTTGCTCAAATTGGATTAATGAAATACATATCAAAGAATCCATAAACATCTTGATTCCTTTCATTAATAGAAACTCCAGATAGATACTTACAAGTTATTAATTTaaacataatcaataataatttaataataaagtaaattaaaatataggtGAAATATACTTACACcataaaaaattgaacaatGGTTATATTGAGCTCCTTTCGAGCTACAAATTCTAACACATTTAACATGTATATGTACAGGGAATGTCAATGTTTCTTCCAAAAATAAGTATcatcccatggaacctctaGTGGGTTTGTACCAATAACCTTAGTAGCTGATAATAAAGAAGTTATAGGATCGTCAATGACTAGAAGTTTCTTTGCGGATTTGGTTTTCGACGAGGtttctataaaataaagaacatttgtattaaattagatataatacataaatataaattaatataataaaattaaattcttatTGGGATTCTGGAATAATTCGAACGAGGTGTCTAGGCCAGACTATGAATGTCTTAACTCCCTCGACCACAATAGTTACCTCATCTGTAGGTAGTGAAACACGAGCATCAGCAACTCATACTTTGTTCACCGTCACCTTCACCACATCAGGGGAGAAGCACGTTATGTAAGGTAGTGACTCATCTTTCATATTCATCACTTATCTTTCATATTCATCACTTATGCGAACTGGGTTAATCCAATCTCTATATATTATCTTCGGTCATTGAGGTGTTCACTAATTCGTGTGAaatctcacttttttttattataggtATGAACCTATCCTATTCGAGAGAttcacttttattataatttaatagtacataaatttaatcaatatttcttatatttaacGAAACTTCGACATCATTTCACATTGGTCTTCAGGTGGCACGAAATGAAATTGGTGACACGAAATCTCCACAATCATCAAATATGCACTTAAAGAACAAAATGAAATGTTATGAACCAAAATTACGTAAATATATTGCATGTCAATTACAAGTTACATACTACTAAACTAATAAAAAGTAATTGTTCTTATCAAATTGTCCACCTAGATAATTCAAGACTCAATACAACTATTGTCACTACAACCTcctattcttttaaaaaaaattacaattgaaGAAGTAATAGACAAATACATGTATTAAATCTCAAACGGAAAACTAAGGGTCTCTCATATGAGAAAAAATTGTCAAGagtcgaacacccccaaacTCAATACCAAGA
The sequence above is a segment of the Phaseolus vulgaris cultivar G19833 chromosome 2, P. vulgaris v2.0, whole genome shotgun sequence genome. Coding sequences within it:
- the LOC137811579 gene encoding uncharacterized protein yields the protein MEMTMSATSCYSMIRFSGVLRTTSPYPKRKHANRVLRKFSICASPFTSILDPIIVQSSPFQVLASNLGTANVPQRSEEWFALRKDRLTTSTFSTALGFWKGSRRLELWQEKVFASEAQIMEVSRNSAMAWGTVNEAVAIEQYKKITGNEVGSMGFAVHSKQSYDWLGASPDGVLGCSPDGGLLEVKCPYNKGKPEAGLPWSTIPFYYMPQVQGQMEIMDCEWVDLYCWMPNGSTIFRVRREREYWNLIHEILREFWWENVIPAREVLLLGREEEVKSYKPASTHNKTGLAIAKSIKLASETKLLCREVAGHIEFFS